A single window of Fischerella sp. PCC 9605 DNA harbors:
- a CDS encoding low temperature requirement protein A codes for MKNFLQPPRLRIGEDSEEHRHATWLELFYDLVFVVAVSQLAHNLEEDVSLSGYLGFVFLFIPVWWSWIGTTMYANRFDSDDIGRRLLVALQMLTAAALAVNIHHGLDENAPGFALSYALGRAVLIVEYIRAGIHIPSARPLTTRYATGFAIAAVFWLISAFVSAPWRFVLWSVGIIIDLVTPFTATKFQLNLLPHASHLPERFGLFTIIVLGEAIIAVVDGVSEQKWDVFSVIAAVFGLVIAFSLWWVYFDNLGGTPIQKARAEGKVSTVATWLYTHLPLVIGIAGAGVGVEEVLLSEQTVALSDAGRWLLCGSIALCYLALGILHRLGVIRYCKIRSKYRVGTTVAVIAIAIFGKDLLPVAVIGFVAVTCVIQVVQDLYQSRPTTRLVDPEI; via the coding sequence ATGAAAAACTTTCTCCAACCACCACGCCTACGCATTGGTGAAGACAGCGAAGAACATCGACACGCCACTTGGTTAGAACTGTTTTATGATTTGGTGTTTGTAGTTGCGGTTTCTCAACTCGCCCACAATCTGGAGGAAGACGTTTCGCTATCAGGCTATTTAGGTTTTGTATTTCTGTTTATACCCGTGTGGTGGTCGTGGATTGGTACAACCATGTATGCGAACCGCTTCGATAGCGATGACATCGGACGGCGACTGCTGGTTGCTTTACAAATGCTGACGGCGGCGGCGCTGGCTGTAAACATTCACCACGGCTTGGATGAAAATGCGCCTGGGTTTGCCCTTTCTTATGCTCTTGGTCGGGCTGTGCTGATCGTAGAATATATCCGTGCTGGTATACACATTCCCTCAGCGCGTCCACTGACAACACGTTATGCAACTGGTTTTGCGATCGCTGCCGTATTCTGGCTAATATCAGCATTTGTAAGCGCACCTTGGCGATTTGTTCTTTGGAGTGTGGGAATTATCATTGACCTAGTTACACCCTTCACAGCCACAAAGTTTCAACTCAATCTACTTCCCCACGCTTCCCACTTGCCGGAACGTTTCGGGCTATTTACGATTATTGTCTTGGGTGAAGCAATTATTGCGGTGGTTGATGGTGTCTCTGAACAAAAATGGGATGTTTTCAGCGTTATTGCTGCCGTCTTTGGTCTGGTTATCGCTTTTAGCTTGTGGTGGGTTTATTTTGACAACCTCGGTGGTACACCTATTCAAAAAGCGCGGGCAGAAGGAAAAGTCAGTACTGTCGCCACTTGGCTTTACACCCATTTACCTTTAGTAATCGGTATTGCTGGTGCTGGAGTTGGTGTAGAAGAAGTATTATTGAGCGAGCAAACAGTAGCATTATCAGATGCTGGGCGATGGCTGCTCTGTGGTTCTATAGCTTTATGCTACCTAGCTTTAGGTATTCTCCATCGGCTTGGCGTTATCCGCTATTGCAAAATTCGTTCTAAGTATCGGGTTGGGACGACAGTAGCTGTAATTGCGATCGCTATATTCGGCAAAGATTTGTTACCTGTTGCAGTCATTGGTTTTGTCGCCGTTACCTGCGTTATACAGGTTGTACAAGATTTATATCAGAGTCGTCCCACTACTCGCTTGGTCGATCCAGAAATTTAA